The following proteins are encoded in a genomic region of Ornithinibacillus sp. 4-3:
- a CDS encoding DinB family protein, with product MILKKRRESVMGAVSVLRDELLAVLELGIRTMEGLLQKVKEKDWNYRPAENMRNLQELAIHIISISEVDLHLWQEKDQETIQNLEASYEQIESTKAMIGAMHKGFQQYKTYMVSLSDEELLTKKTKPFYLERGKIQAHWLVEEISHFFHHRGQFLNSLAMI from the coding sequence ATGATTCTAAAAAAGAGAAGGGAGAGTGTAATGGGTGCTGTATCTGTTTTAAGAGATGAATTATTAGCTGTACTAGAGCTTGGAATCCGAACGATGGAAGGATTATTGCAAAAAGTGAAGGAGAAAGATTGGAATTATCGACCAGCGGAAAATATGCGAAATCTACAAGAGCTTGCGATACATATTATTTCAATATCAGAAGTGGATTTACATCTCTGGCAGGAGAAGGATCAGGAAACAATCCAAAACTTAGAAGCATCATATGAGCAGATAGAATCAACAAAAGCGATGATTGGAGCAATGCATAAAGGATTTCAACAGTATAAAACATATATGGTTTCCTTATCAGATGAGGAGCTTCTAACTAAGAAGACTAAACCATTTTATTTGGAAAGAGGGAAAATCCAAGCACATTGGCTTGTGGAAGAGATTTCTCATTTTTTCCATCATCGAGGTCAATTTTTAAACAGCTTGGCTATGATATAA
- a CDS encoding ATP-binding cassette domain-containing protein, with amino-acid sequence MKKIVRLEGLQKKFGKFQALSDVTFNVNAGEVVGFIGPNGSGKSTTIRALLGIIKRDAGIAEIFGKDVWKDSLEIHKRISYVPGDVTLWGSLTGGEIIDLFLKLHGGGDERKRDYLIKRFELDPKKKAKGYSKGNRQKVGLIAALSVDSDLYIFDEPTSGLDPLMEAVFQEEVEKIKHAGKAILLSSHILSEVERLADKIVIIRQGKIVETGTLDELRHLTRTTITMSTEEDVSLMASINGVHDFIQKDNHVTFSADHQYMNDILKEATKLGVKTFEAVPPTLEDLFLRHYEG; translated from the coding sequence ATGAAGAAAATTGTGAGATTAGAAGGTTTGCAGAAAAAGTTCGGTAAATTTCAAGCATTAAGTGATGTGACGTTCAATGTAAATGCTGGGGAAGTGGTCGGATTTATTGGGCCAAATGGTTCTGGTAAATCAACAACAATACGTGCTTTGTTAGGAATTATTAAGCGTGATGCTGGTATTGCAGAGATTTTCGGAAAAGATGTATGGAAAGACAGCCTTGAGATTCATAAACGTATATCATATGTTCCAGGCGATGTAACGCTTTGGGGAAGTCTGACAGGTGGAGAGATTATTGATTTATTTCTTAAGCTTCATGGTGGTGGAGATGAGAGAAAACGTGATTATCTTATCAAACGCTTTGAATTAGATCCAAAGAAAAAAGCAAAAGGATATTCAAAAGGAAATAGACAAAAGGTTGGATTAATTGCAGCTTTATCTGTTGACTCAGATTTATATATATTTGATGAACCAACTTCTGGGCTTGACCCTTTGATGGAGGCCGTTTTCCAGGAGGAAGTGGAGAAAATTAAACATGCAGGAAAAGCTATTTTACTTTCTTCACATATTTTGAGTGAAGTGGAACGATTAGCAGATAAAATTGTTATTATTCGTCAAGGAAAAATTGTAGAAACAGGTACCTTGGATGAATTGCGTCATTTAACTCGTACAACGATAACAATGTCTACAGAAGAAGATGTTTCCCTCATGGCATCGATCAATGGTGTGCATGATTTTATACAGAAAGATAACCATGTAACATTTTCGGCTGATCATCAATATATGAATGATATTTTAAAGGAAGCAACCAAATTGGGAGTAAAGACATTTGAAGCCGTTCCACCAACGTTAGAAGATTTATTCCTACGTCACTATGAAGGCTAA
- a CDS encoding ABC transporter ATP-binding protein, translating to MGERSIKILELEKKYGNQSAVKQINFEVKKGELFGFLGPNGAGKTTTIKMMTGLLEPTSGTVEINGYDIWKDPIEAKKQIAYVPDQPNLYPKLTGWEYLEFVASVFQIPEDRFKERANKLLYIFGLNDRADELIEGYSHGMKQKIAICGALVHEPEILFLDEPTVGLDPKSARNLKNLLREECDNGMTAFLTTHILEIAEQMCDRIGIIADGDIIALGTMDELREKDGRTEGSLEDIFLELTGGDDQEAVIQEMAKEDQSGDRL from the coding sequence ATGGGTGAACGATCCATTAAAATTTTAGAGCTTGAGAAAAAATATGGAAATCAATCCGCTGTAAAACAAATTAATTTTGAAGTGAAAAAAGGGGAGTTGTTTGGATTTTTAGGGCCAAATGGAGCGGGCAAAACTACGACGATTAAAATGATGACGGGATTACTTGAGCCAACAAGTGGTACGGTTGAAATAAATGGTTACGATATTTGGAAAGATCCAATTGAAGCGAAAAAGCAGATTGCTTATGTTCCAGATCAGCCAAATCTGTATCCGAAACTAACGGGTTGGGAATATTTAGAGTTCGTAGCATCTGTATTTCAAATACCAGAAGATCGTTTTAAAGAACGAGCGAACAAGTTATTGTACATATTTGGATTGAATGATCGGGCTGATGAATTGATTGAAGGATATTCTCATGGGATGAAGCAAAAAATTGCAATCTGTGGAGCACTTGTCCATGAGCCAGAAATTTTATTTTTAGATGAACCAACAGTAGGACTTGATCCAAAAAGTGCACGGAATTTAAAAAATTTGCTTAGAGAAGAATGTGATAATGGCATGACGGCTTTTTTAACAACGCATATTCTTGAAATAGCGGAACAGATGTGTGACAGAATTGGGATTATTGCAGATGGCGATATCATTGCTCTTGGCACAATGGATGAATTAAGAGAAAAAGATGGACGTACAGAAGGAAGCCTTGAAGATATATTCCTAGAGTTAACAGGTGGTGATGATCAAGAAGCAGTAATCCAGGAGATGGCGAAAGAAGATCAATCAGGTGATCGATTATGA
- a CDS encoding DUF368 domain-containing protein produces the protein MEWKNTYRGLIMGAVEVIPGISGGTIALLLGIYERLIAAINGFFSKDWKKQLGFLIPLGIGMVVSIFLLARLIEWLFNHYPAPTQFFFMGLILGVLPFLLHKVDAKNTFKMKHIIFMVVGIIVVTILGFISTGEGEIISNITTSTYILLFFSGMIASSALIIPGISGSFMLLILGVFPTVIAAISNFQLNIIAVTGLGIALGFIVMSRIVGYFLKNHYTLTFAATIGLVVGSVFVVFPGWPASAALVIISIFTFLTGLFTAYLLGRLEYR, from the coding sequence ATGGAATGGAAAAATACATATCGCGGACTAATAATGGGAGCAGTTGAAGTAATTCCAGGCATTAGTGGAGGTACAATTGCACTTTTATTAGGAATTTATGAAAGATTAATTGCAGCAATTAATGGTTTTTTTAGCAAGGATTGGAAAAAACAACTCGGATTTCTAATTCCACTTGGTATAGGGATGGTAGTATCTATTTTCCTATTAGCAAGGTTAATTGAATGGTTATTTAACCATTATCCTGCACCAACACAATTTTTCTTTATGGGATTAATTCTTGGCGTTTTACCGTTTTTATTACATAAAGTAGATGCAAAAAATACCTTTAAAATGAAACATATTATTTTTATGGTTGTTGGAATCATTGTAGTTACTATTTTAGGTTTTATAAGTACTGGAGAAGGAGAAATTATTTCAAATATAACTACTTCTACATACATCTTATTATTTTTCTCAGGGATGATTGCCAGTAGCGCTTTAATTATTCCGGGAATTAGTGGTTCTTTTATGTTGCTTATTTTAGGAGTGTTTCCAACAGTTATCGCTGCAATTAGTAATTTTCAGCTGAATATTATTGCTGTAACAGGACTTGGAATTGCACTTGGTTTTATTGTGATGAGTAGAATTGTTGGATATTTTTTAAAAAATCATTATACTCTAACCTTTGCAGCAACCATTGGACTAGTGGTTGGTTCTGTTTTTGTCGTTTTCCCAGGTTGGCCAGCTTCTGCAGCATTAGTAATCATTAGTATTTTTACATTTTTAACTGGATTATTCACAGCTTATTTACTTGGAAGATTAGAATATAGATAA
- a CDS encoding ABC transporter permease: MKEKFARWDILFWQYLKRDWKKLIIWILGLGLFSGGFVPAFEELTKGQGLVGMYETMQNPAMIAMVGPTPIDNALDYTLGAMYSQEMLLFCGLFAIIISVLHIVGHTRKEEDLGLTELVRSFQIGRQANSLAAVAQVIVVNTVLVFFIAGTLLSFGADGISVQGALLFGISIGMAGVIGAVIALVMAQIMPSSSGATGSALGLIGLFYIIRAGTDVSNVDLSMFNPLGWVYLTYPFTDNNWMPVVFFLIFSVILLVIAFALEGGRDMGAGYLPEREGRANAKKSLLSVPGLFMKINKGVMIGWLIAFAIMGGAYGSIYGDMQTFLESNELMQQMFSYTGFSIEESFTGTIMMVMIVLVSILPIAIVNRLFTEESRSYLSQFYATKVTRGQLYWTSIGIAIGAGFLGTILSAVSLGGSAMYAMNDNEAIGMIDFIAAGFNLFPSVLFFTALAALALGWAPRLGKVIYAYLGYSFMLNYFGGILDLPEWFSKTAIQSWIPQMPMEDFAPTVFITITLISTLLMIIGYYGYRRRDMIEGA, from the coding sequence ATGAAAGAAAAATTTGCACGTTGGGATATATTGTTTTGGCAATATTTGAAACGTGATTGGAAAAAGCTGATTATTTGGATACTAGGCTTAGGATTGTTTTCAGGAGGCTTTGTCCCAGCATTTGAGGAGTTAACCAAAGGGCAGGGCTTGGTTGGCATGTATGAAACAATGCAGAATCCAGCAATGATCGCAATGGTCGGTCCTACACCAATTGATAATGCACTAGATTATACATTAGGAGCTATGTATTCACAGGAAATGCTATTATTTTGTGGATTATTTGCGATTATTATTTCTGTCTTACATATAGTAGGACATACACGTAAAGAAGAAGATCTAGGATTAACAGAGTTAGTACGTTCTTTCCAAATTGGGCGTCAAGCAAATTCCTTAGCTGCAGTGGCTCAAGTGATTGTGGTTAATACAGTATTAGTATTTTTTATTGCAGGGACGTTATTAAGCTTTGGCGCGGATGGTATTTCTGTTCAAGGAGCATTACTGTTTGGGATATCAATTGGAATGGCAGGTGTAATAGGTGCGGTAATTGCCTTAGTAATGGCTCAAATTATGCCTTCATCTTCTGGTGCAACAGGATCAGCACTGGGCTTAATTGGACTTTTTTATATTATTCGTGCAGGAACGGATGTTTCAAATGTAGATTTATCTATGTTTAATCCATTAGGTTGGGTTTACTTAACTTACCCGTTTACAGATAATAATTGGATGCCGGTTGTTTTTTTCTTAATCTTTAGTGTAATTCTGCTCGTCATTGCATTTGCGCTTGAAGGTGGTCGAGATATGGGGGCAGGCTATTTGCCAGAAAGAGAAGGTCGAGCAAATGCGAAAAAATCCCTATTATCTGTTCCAGGATTATTCATGAAAATCAACAAAGGCGTTATGATTGGTTGGTTAATTGCTTTTGCAATCATGGGAGGAGCCTATGGTTCAATTTATGGAGATATGCAAACCTTCCTTGAGAGCAATGAGCTAATGCAGCAAATGTTTTCTTATACTGGATTTTCTATAGAAGAATCCTTTACAGGTACGATTATGATGGTGATGATAGTGCTTGTTTCTATTTTGCCAATTGCGATTGTTAATCGACTTTTTACAGAAGAGAGTCGTTCATATTTAAGCCAATTTTACGCAACTAAAGTAACACGTGGTCAGCTTTATTGGACCAGTATTGGGATAGCAATTGGTGCAGGCTTTTTAGGAACAATATTATCTGCAGTCTCACTTGGGGGCTCAGCGATGTATGCTATGAATGACAATGAAGCAATAGGGATGATTGATTTTATTGCTGCAGGTTTTAACCTTTTCCCTTCCGTTTTATTCTTCACAGCACTTGCAGCTTTAGCACTTGGATGGGCACCAAGATTAGGAAAAGTAATTTACGCTTATCTAGGATATTCTTTTATGTTAAATTATTTTGGTGGCATTTTGGATTTACCAGAATGGTTTTCGAAAACGGCTATCCAAAGCTGGATACCACAAATGCCAATGGAGGATTTTGCTCCAACAGTTTTTATTACGATTACACTGATTAGTACTCTCTTAATGATTATTGGTTATTATGGATATCGTAGAAGAGATATGATAGAAGGAGCTTAA
- a CDS encoding TetR/AcrR family transcriptional regulator produces MEATFGLLNTNTGKGNITIEQIAKHANVGKATVFKYFGNKENLFHEVFKHFLEDMGNQAKQIMAENKPFEETLIAMSKNKISYLEKINKDFYLDMMRYLTEKGEDGLSMIMQKYTQESFRMMLDLFHQGRKEGKVDLKYSDEFLLLYFQALVEGLSNPNVYEKITPYTEEWTEMFIKGIAPEKK; encoded by the coding sequence TTGGAAGCAACTTTTGGGTTGTTGAATACTAATACAGGTAAAGGAAATATAACAATAGAGCAAATTGCAAAACATGCTAATGTCGGCAAAGCGACTGTTTTTAAGTACTTTGGAAATAAAGAGAATCTTTTCCATGAAGTTTTTAAGCATTTTTTAGAAGATATGGGTAATCAAGCGAAACAAATTATGGCTGAAAATAAACCTTTCGAAGAAACATTGATTGCCATGAGCAAAAATAAAATTTCTTATTTAGAAAAAATTAATAAAGATTTTTATCTAGATATGATGAGGTATCTTACTGAAAAAGGTGAAGACGGGCTATCCATGATAATGCAGAAATATACTCAGGAAAGCTTTAGGATGATGCTGGACTTATTCCATCAAGGGCGCAAAGAAGGAAAAGTCGACTTAAAATATTCTGATGAATTTCTACTATTATATTTTCAAGCACTTGTTGAGGGCCTTTCAAATCCAAATGTATATGAAAAAATAACACCTTATACAGAGGAATGGACAGAAATGTTCATCAAAGGGATTGCACCAGAGAAGAAATAA
- a CDS encoding chromate transporter: MDQPIHKNKFSLLLEILLISTRLGLTSFGGPVAHLGYFHEEYVRKRKWMDEKSYADLVALCQFLPGPASSQVGIGIGVMRGGILGGIIGFIGFTFPSVILLISLALFLQGSTMDNFGWIHGLKIVAVVIVAHAILGMAKQLTPDLQRKTIALFALVIALVWQTVFTQVGIILLAGLFGYFIYKNASSSDESTFHFPISKKIGVICLSLFIGFLVMLPILREVTSATWIAMFDSFYRSGSLVFGGGHVVLPLLEREFIPTGWLDEASFLAGYGATQAVPGPLFTFAAYIGAVINGWQGGLLATIAIFLPAFLLIIGTLPFWDQIRKNNKMKAAFMGVNAAVVGILIAAFYHPIWTSAILEPIDFAFAAILFSLLMYWKLPIWLIVIIGALGGMVIT, encoded by the coding sequence ATGGATCAACCTATACATAAAAATAAATTTAGTTTATTGCTAGAAATTCTTCTTATTTCAACGCGACTTGGTTTAACCTCTTTTGGAGGACCGGTGGCACATTTAGGTTATTTCCATGAGGAATATGTTCGGAAAAGAAAGTGGATGGATGAAAAGAGTTATGCAGATTTAGTTGCATTATGTCAATTTTTACCGGGGCCAGCTAGTAGTCAGGTTGGAATTGGGATTGGTGTAATGCGTGGTGGTATTCTCGGTGGTATTATAGGATTTATTGGCTTTACATTTCCATCCGTTATTCTATTAATCTCACTTGCTTTATTTTTACAAGGATCCACGATGGACAATTTTGGTTGGATTCACGGTTTGAAGATTGTTGCTGTGGTTATTGTTGCACATGCAATTTTAGGAATGGCAAAACAATTGACACCTGATTTACAACGAAAAACGATTGCCTTGTTCGCATTAGTTATTGCCTTAGTATGGCAGACAGTATTTACCCAAGTTGGCATTATTCTATTAGCAGGTTTATTTGGGTATTTTATTTATAAAAACGCTTCCAGTTCGGATGAATCTACATTTCATTTTCCTATTTCTAAAAAGATAGGAGTCATTTGTTTATCTTTATTTATTGGCTTTCTTGTCATGCTTCCGATCTTAAGAGAAGTTACTTCAGCCACCTGGATAGCAATGTTTGATAGCTTTTATCGCTCTGGTTCACTTGTTTTTGGTGGAGGTCATGTGGTTCTTCCATTATTAGAGCGTGAATTTATTCCTACAGGGTGGTTAGACGAAGCTTCCTTTCTAGCAGGTTATGGGGCTACTCAAGCGGTTCCAGGACCATTATTCACCTTTGCCGCATATATCGGTGCAGTTATCAATGGCTGGCAGGGTGGCCTTTTGGCTACAATTGCAATTTTTTTGCCAGCGTTTTTATTAATTATAGGTACATTGCCATTTTGGGACCAAATAAGAAAAAATAATAAAATGAAAGCTGCTTTTATGGGAGTCAATGCAGCGGTAGTTGGAATATTAATCGCAGCTTTTTATCATCCAATATGGACCAGTGCTATTTTAGAGCCAATTGATTTTGCATTTGCTGCGATATTATTTAGTTTACTTATGTATTGGAAATTACCAATTTGGCTTATTGTAATCATAGGTGCTTTAGGAGGAATGGTGATTACTTAA